Part of the Salvelinus sp. IW2-2015 unplaced genomic scaffold, ASM291031v2 Un_scaffold11206, whole genome shotgun sequence genome is shown below.
tctctctctccatctctttcagaTCTCTCAATTTTTCTGACTAtatcctcttccttccctctgtccTTGTCTCTGGTACCAGAGTGTCGGTGCCAGTCCCTCTCAGAtctgtccctgtgtctctctATGTCCCATACCCTGTTACTAGAGCTGCTGTATTCAACAGTCATGTTTGAGTGCTGGTTTAGAAGGGAGCTAGGGCTGGCGCTGTCTGATGGTAATGAGGAAGCACTGAGATGTTTAAATGAGGGCTcgctctcctttttctcttttcCCTTCTCATTCTTGAACTTCCTTTTCAAGTCTCCCATCTTCCCATACAGCCTGTCATTGGTCCTGTCTGTCAGCTGACCCAACTCCTCAACCCCCAAGTCCAGCCCAACGATCTCCAGCAGGGTCTGCATCTGCTCGTACCGCTGCTCATCCTCAAGCctcaccttcttcttctcctcaacTGGAGAAGACATGGATCTACTGCTGGAGTCAACATGACCCTCGGGCAGAGTCGGCCAAACTTGTGGTAGCTTCTCGCCCACAACGAGTAACCCATTTTTGTTGTTGACGATCTTTGAGAGCTTGTTGATGTCCACCCCTTCATTGAGGACATTGAGGAAGCGCTGGAAGCCTGTGGCTGCTATGTCTTGCTCCTGTGTCCTGAGTGAATGAACTGGCCTCTGATTGTGCCGTTTATCATTCGGGACCACCtaacaggaaacatatgatcaaATATCAATGAATATCTAACCACTTCAGCTATAAACAAACTAGTGCTGGGAGATTAACCAAAATTTAgggtatttttcttttttttaactaatTGACCGACGTATGTTCAATTACTTGAATACCACTTCGTTCAGTTTTTTTGGTAGGGAATTAGTAGGGAaatgtagtttccaacaggccaatatttcGCATGCTTTAGCAcataactacaatgaccataatccatctACTTGTCTGGTCTGTTTCTTTTACGCCATCTATTGAAGAGAGAAGAATGCACAATTGCGAGGtgatatagagagcagctgttactttgtgaggtatctctacctgaaaatacatcatctacttggtattcagcagtcataaaagcatgccttatttactttgaagaactacgaAATAGTGATTTTGTAAGACAGCATAGGCAGAAGCtctagagatgagatgacttggaatgaaataaggtcatcaaataaaacaaatgtaatatacacaaatgaaatattttattaaattaaagttatgtgaataaattatggttaataagtgataagcagtaattggcagtcactaccatcatgggacttttattaattgttttactcTGTTAGAGCATTCAACCCACAGTGCATTtgatgttaaaaaataataatcgaaaccaaaaaagcactaatcgctcagcaataaaacaaacaaaatgtgtttGATCTGCTTGTATCATCAAGATGGCCCATCAAACGTATCACTTAtgtgtgcatttcacactacCTTTGTGTTGTCATGGGCTTGGTATATTTATCTGAATGTCACAATGAATGCATTTGGTTGCATTTTACTCATAATGGCTCATTCGGCCATTCTAGTTATGCTACAAGTTATCTCAATGACTGTTCGCATGCTAGGTAGCAATTGATGCATCAGGTGGTTGACAGGGATAACACTAATATAGCGGTGACATTTTAGAAAAAACTATAGGCCTATaagaacacaaaaaaatattatgAAGCGTACAATTAAGTAGGCACTTCATATCCTGCCTATTT
Proteins encoded:
- the LOC112080047 gene encoding serine/threonine-protein kinase fray2-like; translation: MRALELMISAPLENEEARPLRLKVKALMNQQRSPNNEEVVPNDKRHNQRPVHSLRTQEQDIAATGFQRFLNVLNEGVDINKLSKIVNNKNGLLVVGEKLPQVWPTLPEGHVDSSSRSMSSPVEEKKKVRLEDEQRYEQMQTLLEIVGLDLGVEELGQLTDRTNDRLYGKMGDLKRKFKNEKGKEKKESEPSFKHLSASSLPSDSASPSSLLNQHSNMTVEYSSSSNRVWDIERHRDRSERDWHRHSGTRDKDRGKEEDIVRKIERSERDGERDGRRHSSTRDRDREGDEDRVRKGDSPAREKYGRRCSRTREGPSQRKGQI